The window CCGAAATAGCACAGCTGACTTCACAGCGAGTGATCTGGAAGAGTCGCTTGCCACGTTGGCCAGGATAATCGAAAAGGTCGAGGTGACCGAGGGAAAGTTCACGCCCGGGACTTCCCAACATACATTGCAACGCAACAGGCTGATGGCGTTGCGTGTCGCGGAAAGTCTGCTGAAAGCCGAGTTTGAAAAACACTCGGCCTGACGGCGCTCACATTGAGCGCGCTGAAGAGCGATTCATGAGGTGGTTCACGAATGCCGGATGCAATACGAGGATTGTTGTTCTTCGGAGTAGCTGCTGTCGGCTGGGTGTTTGCGCATCACTCGAGCGAACTCGCTCGCAAGATGGCGAGGATTCTGCCAATCGTCGCTGGCGCTGGTGTCTGTTGGCTGCTGCTGACGGGCCTCGTTCGCAACTTGGTTCCTCATGTCGATCTTCATCGCTGGTCGGGGCATGCGATCGTCATTTTTCTCTGGCTGGCAGTCCCATTTGCGGCTGGCGTCGTTTTGGAAAGAAATTGGCGGCGTCCGTCTTCAATGGTGATTCTTCATTTCCTGGCACTACTGGCTGTGCTCGCCATCGGCCTGATTACAGCGATTAGTGGCTACCTTGGTCCATCCAATTCCGCCGCTGACGGCGTCGCTGCGATGGCTGAAGAAACTGCCAAACGTTTCGATACTCTGCACAAGTGCGTGCTCCCCGGCGTGTTCAGCGTGCTGCTGGTGCAATGGTGGCGAATCTTTCGGCCCTATGACTAACGAACGAAACGAACGTGTTGGGTTACATATCCGCCGCAATCGGCGTGAGGATGTACTCACCCGCGTTCTTGTGACATATTCGACGAACAGAGTTCACCTGTCGGCGTCGAAGGAATGCGATTACGGAAGTTGAGGAGCCCACATGCTTAAGTCGCAGCTTTTCCGGGGAGACACCAGGCTCCAAGCGGCAGCCGATTCCAATCCCGGTCACATCGTGCCAGGCGATCGGGGCGAGCATGTGAAAAAGATTCAGCTCGCGCTCAATCAGCTCGACAATGCCGGCCTCAATCCCGACGGCATCTATGGGCAAAAAACGGCGAATGCCGTGCTCGCCTACAAACAGAAACGCGGGATCATCAACCACACTTATCAGAATGAAGCCGACAACATCGTCGGCATTATGACGATGAAGGCGCTCGACGAGGAGTTGCCACCAGCGGGTGACGATGGAGGAGGTGAAGTCGCGTTTGTGGGAATGTCGGCCAGCGGAGTGTGCGAAGTCGAAGGAGCGAAAAAGGGGAGTGGCCCGCAGCAAACTCAACAACCCAGCGCGAAGACGCTGATCGCGATCCCCTTGCTAGAGCCCAAGGTGCGGATCGTGATTGCAGCCGCGACGTTCAAGCTCAACTCGGCTGATCAATTCGTCAAAAGCAACGAAAAGCTCGTCATCCCCACGGGCCCTTTCCAGGCCAATGCCCGCAGCGCCGTGAAGTTGCTCATCGACGTCTTTAGCCTCGACAAGCACAAGAATCCGCGGCCCGGATTCGAGAACATCCGCCGCGTCTTCTTTAACATGAATGTCGCTCTCAATCGTAGCTTCGAGACCGATCCGTTGATTGCCCCGCTACTGTTCGTGCCGAACACGCTGGTCTCGCAGGAAAAGGTGGCCTTTGCCTATACCTCGGCGGGCGGCGCCTTTCTCAAGTCGTCGAAGACGAAACTCAAAGGCCTCGGCGTTCCGGCCGATCGCATCTACATCTGCGATGCGTTGATGAAGGAGAATGAGCTGTTTCAAATTTCCACGATGGTGCACGAGCTGGCTCACTTCGTCAGCGGTCAACCGATCTTGATCTCTCACGATCATGGCGTGCCCAAGGGCGGACAGTTTCTCAAAGGAGCCAAGGACAAGTTGGACAAAATCACTCCCGAAGCCAAGCTGCGCAGCCCCGAACACTACGCCTTCTTTGCGATGATCGCGGGATTTAAACGGCTGGATACAGATTGAGTTTTGGGCTGCCTTCCAAGTCAACTTTCGGTAGGCGGAATGGCGAACCTACGCCGGACCTAAGCTGTCCGCGCTCGCGTGTCTTTGGTCAACCGGATGGTCGTTTCGCAAGCCGACCTTGATGGTCGCGGACGTGAATGAGCTGGAGAATCTGGGTCTGATTACGTTCGCCACCGACCACCTGAATTGGCGGCAATAAAGTGGAATATCTGGAGTGCGATATTGCCGCAATATTTGCTATTAAGTCTTTTCTCAGCACCAGGTTGCATCGCAATTTTATTTTCGTATCACCTGTTACATTCTGGGGGTATGAAAGGGGGGTGGGAGGGCGAGGCTGCCGCCGAGGTGGAATTGCGAAGGCCGCCAGCGACTGCTTTCGACCGGCGCGGCTCGGCAGGAGCCTCGCCCTCCCGGAATCAGCGCCAGGACCTAAGTTGTCCGTGCGCAATTGTCTAAGAAGAAGTACCGAGATCATTGACAGTGTGGTAGGTATTGCGCGAAAAGATGTCGCCAGTGTAGACGCCATGCTCCGCGTGGCGCACTACGCGATGACGACACTGGATTAGCGCTTTCGCAACTCGCGCAGCACATCAATCGTCCCCTGCATGTCGGCGGGAATCGGCGCGACGAATTCCATCAGCTCTTTGCTGATCGGGTGTCTGATCTGAATTCGATGAGCGTGCAACGCTTGCCGGCCGAGGACGATTTCCTGGTCGGTCAGGTCGCCGCTGAATTCGCCCCGTTTGATATCGGCGCGGCCGCCGTAAAGGCGGTCGCAGAGGACTGGGTGGCCGATGTGGGAGAGGTGGACGCGGATCTGGTGCGTGCGGCCGGTTTTCGGCAGCATCTTGACGATGGCGAATCCGCGGAAGCGCTCCTGCACTTCGTAGAAGGTTTGCGCTTCGCGGCTCGTTTCATGGCCGCTGCGGATGGCCATTTTTTCGCGCTGATAAGGATGAATGCCGATCGGCTTGTCGATCATGTCGCGATCGCGGTCGGGAGCGCCGACGGTGATGGCGATGTATTCCTTGGCCGTGGTGCGATCGGCGAACTGTTCGGCGAGGGCGAAGTGGCAGGTGTCGTTTTTCGCCACCACCATCACGCCGCTCGTGTCGCGGTCGAGCCGATGGACGATGCCGGGCCGGTGGGCGCCGCCGGCCGTGCTGAGCTGATCGAAATGAAAGGCCAGCGCGCTCGTCAGCGTGCCGGACCAATGGCCGCGCGAGGGATGCACGACCATGGCTGGCGGCTTGTTGATGGCCAGCAGTTGATCGTCCTCGAAGAGGATGTGCAGCGGAATGTTCTCGGGGTTCGGTCCCGCGGTGGGCATCTGCGGCAGAAAGATCGAGACGCGATTGCCCGTATGCAGCCGATGCGAAACCTTTGTCCCGGCATTGTTCACGCGCACACCGCCGGCGCCGATAATTCGCCGCAGTTGCATGCGGCTGTATTTCGGAAACACCTTGGCTAGATAAGCATCGAGCCGCGCCCCGCTGTCCACTTCGTCGACGACAAGTTCTTGCGGCGTTTCATTCAGCTCGTCTGCGGACATGGTTGGACAATTCAACTCGTAGGACGGACAAGTGATCCGTCCAAATGCGACACAAAATCCAACCATTCAAAGACTGACCAGTGGTCCGCCTTACGGTTTGGCTTCTTCCTTCGGCGTGGCCGGTGCATCGGCCGGCTTCGGGAACTCGATTCCACCTGGAGCAGTCGCTGGAGGTGGCGCAACGGAGTCCAGATTCAAGCCACCCGGAATGCTGAAGTCGGGCCGTTCCGGCAAATCGGTCGGCACGTTCAGCGGCGGCAAACCAGGGATGCCATGGCCACCGGTCGGGGCTGGCTTCTTCGGCTGTTGCGTGGCAAACCAGGCAATCAGCTCGACCTGATCCTTACGGGCCAAGCGTTTGGCTTCGCGATCGGCGGCCTTGCCGAGGGCAGTCAGGTTGCCAGAGGAATCCTTTTCACTCTTCACAACCATCTCGTAATACTCGCGAGCCCGTTCGGGCCGGCAGAGCGATTCCTGCGTGCGGGCCATGCCGAACTGAGCGCGGGTCACCAGGAACGGATCGCGAGCTTTCGCGAGGATTTCCTTGTAGGCTTCTTCGGCTTCCTTGAGTTTCGTTTCGCCGTCGGCGCGCTCGACGAACATCAGGTTAGCGCCCTTCGAGCGGGTCATGTCGGCATAGCTTTGCTTCGCCCACAGAGCGGCCAGCGAGTTGGGCTCGTTGGTGACGACATCTTTCAAAGCCGGTTCGCGTTCACGCTCGCTGAATGCCTGGTAGTACTTATCCCAAGCGGCAGCCGAGGCGGAGTCGCGATTGCTCAGATACCAGGCGATGCCGATGGCGGCTGCAAAGGCGACGATGATGCCGCCGGCGACTGGCCAAAAGTAATCTCCCGCGGATCCGGCATTGCTGCCAATCCAGTCGGCGAGCTCATTCTTCTGCAGTTCGTGTCGTTTTTCAGACTTCATCGCGAAATTCCGTCTATCGCCCGTGGGTCAATCCGAGTCGTAACCAAACCGCAAGTATAGAACTGGCCTGCAAATAGCGTCAATGCCGTTCACTGTCACGATTCGCCCCGGGCAGGCCGATTTAGGGCTTTTCAGGTAGCGCGACTCCCTCGACAGATTCGGTGTGCACCGCCGGGCCAAACATGGTGGCCGAGAGGGTCTGGGCTAAGCCGCGGAGTTCCTCCGGCATGGTGATCCGCCAGTCGGCGGCGGCGATTCGACGGAGCGAGACCACTTCCATGCGCGTGATCTTCAGCGTCATCATCGTTTTCTCGACGCGGACCACTGCGTGGGCCTGGTCGGCCGATTCGTTGACGATGCCGATGATTTTGTACTTCAAACCGGAGTAATTCATGCCGATGGGCGTGTTCGCTGTAGTGCCCCGCATGAAGCGGGCAAAGAACTCCTGCGGCTGCCAACCGGCGATGGTTTTCAGATCTTTGCCGCCATCGAACAAATCGAGCAAGCCGTTGCCGGGCGCGGTTGGATTCATCGGCGCTGCCTGCAGCACCGGCCGCAGCTTCATTTTGAAATCGGCGAGGTCCCGCGGATCGATCAGCTTGGCGTAGGCATCCCATTTCCCCTCGCGGCAGGCCTCGAACGATGCCGTGACGACCGCTTTCAGCTCGGCTTCGCTGGCCGCCTGCTCCGGGTCTGCCGCCACTGCCGCAGAAACGGCCAAGAGTAATCCCGCGATGCCCAACCATGCTTTGCAAATCATCGGCCGATCCTTTATGACAGGGAATATCGAGCGAAATCGCTCGCCAGTCTCAGACCGCAGCCCGCATCGGCCGATAACAGAACGGAGTGAGAAAACCGCGTCGACCTTGACCATTTGGCAGGGCGATAGTAGAGTCAAATCATGCAACCAACCGCCCTACTTCTAGACAACCTTCTCGCGCTTGCCACGGGCAAGTGTATCGGGGTGCGGTAGCGCAGCTAAACGAAGCGCAACGCGAATATCAGTGGCAACTTCACCCCGCAGCCTGAACCTGCGGGGTTTTTTGTTGTCTTGGTCTGTGACTTTGTCGGCGAGTTGGCAGTGGTGATCTAGTGAGCAATTCCTTAACAAACAGTGAAACGTGCGAGCCCAGCGGTTGCCGCGGGCGGCTCCTCCTTGTCGGGCCGGCGTGAGGCCGGCAGCAGTCCACGACTGCTCTGCAAGGAGTATGCTGAACGTATCAACATTGTTTGTGATTGTGAGCTTTGTCTCACCAGAGGAATGCTATGTCTCTCCGGACCATCAAAATCTTTGACACGACGCTGCGCGACGGCGAGCAATCGCCGGGCTGCAGCATGAACCTGCAAGAAAAACTGGAACTGGCCGCCGCCCTCGTCGAACTCGGCGTCGACATTATCGAAGCCGGTTTTCCCATTGCTTCGCCCGGCGACTTCGAGTCGGTGCGCGAAATCGCGAAGTCGATCAGCGGCGCCACGATCTGCGGCCTCGCTCGTTGCAACGATCAGGATATCGATCGCGCTTGGGAAGCCGTGAAGGGCGCCGCCGACAAGCGGATTCATATCTTCCTGGCCACCAGCGCCATTCATCGCGAGTTCAAACTCAAGATGACGCGGGAAGAGATCATTCAGCGCGCGATCAACGGTGTGACGCGTGGCAAAAAAGTGTGCGACGACATCGAGTTCTCACCTGAAGACGCGGCGCGTACCGAACGCGATTTTCTCTGCCAGGTGGTCGAAGCCGCCATCAATGCCGGCGCGACGACGGTCAATATTCCTGACACGGTTGGCTATGCCACACCGCAGGAATATGGCAGCGTCATCGCCATGCTGAAGAACCGCGTGCCGAACATCGACAAGGCAGTGATCAGCACGCACTGCCACAACGATCTTGGCCTGGCCGTGGCGAATAGCCTGGCTGCGGTCGAGAACGGCGCTGGCCAGATCGAATGCACCATCAACGGCATCGGCGAGCGGGCGGGCAATTGCTCGCTCGAGGAAGTCGTCATGGCGTTGAAGACGCGCGAGGACTACTACCAAGCCACGACGCGCATCATCACGCCGCGACTGGTGCCGACCAGTCGGCAGTTGTCGTCGATCACTGGCCTGCAAGTGCAACGCAATAAAGCCATCGTCGGTCGCAATGCGTTTGCTCACGAAGCGGGCATCCATCAAGACGGCATGCTGAAAGAACGGACCACCTATGAAATCATGCGGCCCGAAGATGTCGGCTTTCAAAAGACCGATCTCGTGCTGGGCAAACATAGCGGCCGGGCTGCCTTGTCGGATCGCGCGAAGTCGCTGGGTTATGTGTTGACGCCCGATCAGCTGCAGCCCGTGTTTGACGAGTTCAAGAAACTCGCCGACAAGAAAAAGGAAGTCTACGACGGCGACATTATTGCGCTGATCGAGCATCAGTTGCACGGCGCTACGTCACAAGAAGAATGGCACCTGGTGACCTTTGAAGTTGCCTGCGGCACCGGCCGCAAACCGCAAGTTTCGCTCACACTCAGCCGCGGCGGTAAGGAAACATCGGCCACAATGACCGATGGCGACGGCCCGATCGACGCGGCGTTTCTCGCCACGGAACGAATCACTGGCGTGAAAGTGAAATGCGTCGAGTATCAGGTTCGCAGCGCCACGCTCGGCCACGATGCGCTCGGCGAAGTCACACTGACCGTAGAGCACCAGGGCCAAAAGTTCCGTGGCCGCGGCGTCTCGACCGACACCGTCGAAGCGACGGTGCAGGCAATTCTCGCCGCCGTGAACCGCATCGTGCAGGGCCAAGGGAGCACGACGCGGCGCGTGGATTAAGCCGACGTCACTATTGACTGAACTTCAAGCCGCGGCGGATTTCGCCGTGGCTGCTTGTTCCTCGCATATCTCCCGTCCAAAATGGGCACGTCTTTGACTACTCATTCAACGGGAGATTTCTGCGTATGTCTCGCTTCTTTACTTTTGCCGCACTTCTCGGCGGTTTGTTGCTGGCGACTGTCGCCGTAGCCGGGCCGACCTATACCGATCCGGAAAAGACCGACAAAGATTTTGCCATTCAAGGTGAATATGCCGGCAAGATCAAGGACGACTCGGGCAACGAGGTGGAAGTCGGCGTGCAAGTGATCGCCCTCGGCGGCGGCAAGTTCAAAGCAGTCGGCTATCCCGGCGGCTTGCCTGGCGACGGCTGGAATAAGCAAGAGAAAGTCGAAGCCGAAGGCGAACTCAAGGACGGCGCGGTCACGTTTGAAAAGGACGGCGGCAAAGGCGTCATCAAGGATGGCGTGCTGAAGATCGTCGCAGCCGAGCAAGAGCTGGGCAAACTCAGCAAGGTGAATCGCAGCAGCCCAACCCTCGGCGCCAAGCCGCCAGAAGGGGCCGTGGTCCTGTTCGACGGCAAGAGCGCCGCTGCTTTTGAAGGTGGGAAGGTCAGTGACGACGGCTTGTTGCTCGAAGGTTCGACGAGCAAGCAAAAGTTCGGTAGCTACAAACTGCACATCGAATTCCGCACGCCTTATCAGCCCGAAGATCGCGGCCAAGGTCGCGGCAACAGCGGCGTGTATATGCAAGGCCGTTACGAAGTGCAGATGCTCGATTCATTCGGCCTCGAAGGCAAAATGAACGAATGCGGCGGCTTGTACACGGTGAAGGATTGCGATATCAACATGTGCTTCCCGCCGCTGGCCTGGCAGACCTACGACATCGATTACACCGCGGCCAAGTATGACGAATCGGGCAAAGCTATCTCGCCGCCGAAAATCACCGTCGAGCACAACGGCGTGGTGATTCACAAGGACGTGGCCCTGCCGACCGATCGCAACACCACGGCAGCCCCCGTGAAGCCCGGTCCAGAACCGGGCCCGGTTTATCTGCAGAACCACGGCAACCCAGTACGCTATAAGAACATCTGGGTGGTTGAGAAGAAGTAGTCCGTCGTGCCGGACAGCAAAATCACTCGCTGCGTATCAGGTAGCCCCAGGCGTAAGCCGACGGCGAGCAGCGAGTGAACTCTTGGTGCTTGTCGTGCGGCAGTACAACTAGAAGCGGCGAAGACGCGAATTCTGATCACCCTCGCCGCACTGCCACATTGAATCGCAGCGATTAAGTAAACAGCGCCTTCAAACAAATCTGCGACCACGTTTCGAACCGCGCCGGGTCGGCCAGCAGTTCTTTCACCGGCACGAAGCCCGTTTCGCAAATGTCGTCTTCGCGCGGCTGCACGTTTGGTTCGGCGACATCGAAGATGTGAACCAAGCCGAGGTGGACTTTGCCCACTTCGCTTTCGTCGTCGTTGATCAGGCCGACCAGATGGCCGTCGTACTGCGTGTCGATGTGTACTTCTTCGAGCAGTTCGCGGCGCATGCCTTCTTCGTACGGATTCTGGCAGTTCGAATCATCCGACGAGATGTGCCCGCCGATGCCGATGCTCCGCTTGGCGTGCAGCCGGCTTTCGCCTTGGCCTTTGCCGCGCGTGTA is drawn from Anatilimnocola floriformis and contains these coding sequences:
- a CDS encoding peptidoglycan-binding domain-containing protein, coding for MLKSQLFRGDTRLQAAADSNPGHIVPGDRGEHVKKIQLALNQLDNAGLNPDGIYGQKTANAVLAYKQKRGIINHTYQNEADNIVGIMTMKALDEELPPAGDDGGGEVAFVGMSASGVCEVEGAKKGSGPQQTQQPSAKTLIAIPLLEPKVRIVIAAATFKLNSADQFVKSNEKLVIPTGPFQANARSAVKLLIDVFSLDKHKNPRPGFENIRRVFFNMNVALNRSFETDPLIAPLLFVPNTLVSQEKVAFAYTSAGGAFLKSSKTKLKGLGVPADRIYICDALMKENELFQISTMVHELAHFVSGQPILISHDHGVPKGGQFLKGAKDKLDKITPEAKLRSPEHYAFFAMIAGFKRLDTD
- a CDS encoding RluA family pseudouridine synthase; the encoded protein is MSADELNETPQELVVDEVDSGARLDAYLAKVFPKYSRMQLRRIIGAGGVRVNNAGTKVSHRLHTGNRVSIFLPQMPTAGPNPENIPLHILFEDDQLLAINKPPAMVVHPSRGHWSGTLTSALAFHFDQLSTAGGAHRPGIVHRLDRDTSGVMVVAKNDTCHFALAEQFADRTTAKEYIAITVGAPDRDRDMIDKPIGIHPYQREKMAIRSGHETSREAQTFYEVQERFRGFAIVKMLPKTGRTHQIRVHLSHIGHPVLCDRLYGGRADIKRGEFSGDLTDQEIVLGRQALHAHRIQIRHPISKELMEFVAPIPADMQGTIDVLRELRKR
- a CDS encoding 2-isopropylmalate synthase gives rise to the protein MSLRTIKIFDTTLRDGEQSPGCSMNLQEKLELAAALVELGVDIIEAGFPIASPGDFESVREIAKSISGATICGLARCNDQDIDRAWEAVKGAADKRIHIFLATSAIHREFKLKMTREEIIQRAINGVTRGKKVCDDIEFSPEDAARTERDFLCQVVEAAINAGATTVNIPDTVGYATPQEYGSVIAMLKNRVPNIDKAVISTHCHNDLGLAVANSLAAVENGAGQIECTINGIGERAGNCSLEEVVMALKTREDYYQATTRIITPRLVPTSRQLSSITGLQVQRNKAIVGRNAFAHEAGIHQDGMLKERTTYEIMRPEDVGFQKTDLVLGKHSGRAALSDRAKSLGYVLTPDQLQPVFDEFKKLADKKKEVYDGDIIALIEHQLHGATSQEEWHLVTFEVACGTGRKPQVSLTLSRGGKETSATMTDGDGPIDAAFLATERITGVKVKCVEYQVRSATLGHDALGEVTLTVEHQGQKFRGRGVSTDTVEATVQAILAAVNRIVQGQGSTTRRVD
- a CDS encoding 3-keto-disaccharide hydrolase, with protein sequence MSRFFTFAALLGGLLLATVAVAGPTYTDPEKTDKDFAIQGEYAGKIKDDSGNEVEVGVQVIALGGGKFKAVGYPGGLPGDGWNKQEKVEAEGELKDGAVTFEKDGGKGVIKDGVLKIVAAEQELGKLSKVNRSSPTLGAKPPEGAVVLFDGKSAAAFEGGKVSDDGLLLEGSTSKQKFGSYKLHIEFRTPYQPEDRGQGRGNSGVYMQGRYEVQMLDSFGLEGKMNECGGLYTVKDCDINMCFPPLAWQTYDIDYTAAKYDESGKAISPPKITVEHNGVVIHKDVALPTDRNTTAAPVKPGPEPGPVYLQNHGNPVRYKNIWVVEKK
- a CDS encoding NUDIX domain-containing protein, with amino-acid sequence MSMVAVEHVLVVPTAEFHRLGHFQGFSSDIARYLPQLLEPANVSYRPRPEMEKDPSFKQLIPYVIFRHQRADGTVTVFCYTRGKGQGESRLHAKRSIGIGGHISSDDSNCQNPYEEGMRRELLEEVHIDTQYDGHLVGLINDDESEVGKVHLGLVHIFDVAEPNVQPREDDICETGFVPVKELLADPARFETWSQICLKALFT